From one Eleginops maclovinus isolate JMC-PN-2008 ecotype Puerto Natales chromosome 7, JC_Emac_rtc_rv5, whole genome shotgun sequence genomic stretch:
- the piga gene encoding phosphatidylinositol N-acetylglucosaminyltransferase subunit A: protein MGQRRRAAAVNNTSSQRTSAAPAEADGIPNRRHNICMVSDFFYPNMGGVESHIYQLSQCLIEKGHKVVIVTHAYGRRKGVRHLTNGLKVYYLPLQVMYNQSTATTCFHSLPLMRCVFVRERITVVHAHSSFSAMGHDALFHAKTMGLTTVFTDHSLFGFADVSSVLTNKLLTVSLCDTNHTVCVSYTSKENTVLRAALNPEIVSVIPNAVDPTDFTPDPSQRQDDRITIVVVSRLVYRKGIDLLGGIIPELCLKHPDLQFLIGGEGPKRLVLEEVREKYQLHDRVRLLGALEHKDVRSVLVQGHIFLNTSLTEAFCMAILEGASCGLQVVSTRVGGIPEVLPEELITMCEPTVRALCAGLETVIDRQRSGFVPSPATIHARVQNLYTWRNVAERTEKVYNRVAREEVLPLDKRLRRLRAHCGPVAGSIFAFIAVLDFLFLLFLQWWAPDEVMDVAVDATGPTGLWKEDCGEIRANSKSTLERAAEPKMSIL, encoded by the exons ATGGGCCAACGAAGAAGAGCGGCAGCTGTGAATAACACTTCATCCCAGAGAACCTCGGCAGCTCCTGCAGAGGCTGATGGGATCCCCAACAGGAGACACAACATCTGCATGGTGTCAGACTTCTTCTACCCAAATATGGGAGGAGTAGAAAGTCACATTTACCAGCTATCCCAGTGTTTGATTGAAAAGGGACATAAGGTGGTCATTGTCACGCATGCCTATGGCAGGAGGAAAGGTGTCAGGCACCTGACTAACGGACTGAAGGTCTACTACCTTCCACTGCAGGTGATGTACAACCAGTCCACAGCCACCACCTGCTTCCACAGTCTCCCACTGATgcgctgtgtgtttgtaaggGAACGCATCACTGTGGTGCATGCACACAGCTCGTTCTCCGCCATGGGCCATGATGCCCTCTTCCACGCCAAGACCATGGGCCTGACCACG GTGTTCACCGACCACTCCCTTTTCGGATTTGCTGATGTGAGTTCCGTGCTGACCAACAAGCTTCTGACTGTGTCGCTGTGTGACACCAACCACACTGTGTGCGTGTCTTACACCAGTAAGGAGAACACGGTGCTCCGCGCAGCACTCAACCCAGAGATTGTGTCTGTTATTCCCAACGCTGTCGACCCTACTGACTTCACCCCTGACCCCTCCCAGCGCCAAGATGACAGGATCACTATTGTTGTTGTCAGCCGTCTCGTCTACCGCAAAG GTATCGACCTTCTTGGTGGAATAATCCCAGAGCTCTGCCTCAAACATCCAGATCTGCAATTCCTAATTGGTGGAGAGGGACCAAAGAGACTTGTTCTGGAGGAAGTGAGAGAGAAATACCAACTACACGACAG agtGCGTCTGCTTGGGGCCTTAGAGCACAAAGATGTTCGTAGCGTTCTGGTGCAGGGTCACATCTTTCTCAACACGTCTCTGACTGAGGCGTTCTGCATGGCCATCTTAGAAGGAGCCAGCTGTGGACTGCAG gTGGTCAGCACTCGTGTGGGGGGCATTCCTGAGGTGTTGCCTGAAGAGTTGATAACCATGTGTGAGCCTACGGTGCGGGCACTGTGTGCTGGTCTCGAGACGGTCATCGACCGGCAACGTTCAGGCTTTGTCCCCTCCCCCGCCACTATCCATGCTCGAGTTCAAAACCTCTACACCTGGAGAAATGTTGCTGAGAGGACAGAAAAG gTGTACAATCGAGTAGCTCGAGAGGAGGTGCTTCCCCTGGATAAACGGTTACGGAGGCTGAGGGCTCACTGTGGCCCCGTAGCTGGATCCATCTTTGCATTCATTGCTGTTTTggacttcctgttcctgttgtttttgCAGTGGTGGGCGCCAGATGAGGTCATGGATGTGGCAGTGGATGCTACCGGCCCTACGGGACTGTGGAAGGAAGACTGCGGTGAAATCAGAGCCAATTCTAAAAGTACCCTTGAGCGAGCAGCAGAAccaaaaatgtcaatattatgA
- the asb11 gene encoding ankyrin repeat and SOCS box protein 11, with product MAAVQTEVSLCTQPWQRPLYIYGGLACNSLMADFWSDRTPLHEAAYQGRLLHLRSLITQGFHVDTLSLDRVSPLHEACLGGHYACAKFLLENGANVEVVSTDGATPLFNSCSSGSAACVRLMLQHGASTHTPYHLVSPIHEAAKKGHRECLELLLSYGAQIDMELQVVGTPLYSACMAQAAACVRVLLYSGADVRIGCGQDSPLHAAVRGGGANVVDLMLEFGANGCCRNAEGKTPLDLSFPNSTVRVALQKKGPCSLSQLCRLGIRRSLGRSRFHRASALFLPHSIKDFLLYQ from the exons ATGGCTGCAGTTCAGACTGAGGTTTCCCTGTGCACACAGCCTTGGCAGAGGCCCCTGTACATCTACGGGGGGTTGGCATGTAACTCACTGATGGCTG atTTCTGGTCTGACAGAACTCCTCTCCATGAAGCCGCCTACCAAGGCAGGCTACTACACTTGAGGAGCCTCATTACACAG GGCTTCCATGTAGACACACTCAGTTTGGACAGAGTCTCTCCTCTCCATGAAGCTTGCCTTGGCGGTCATTATGCTTGTGCCAAGTTCCTGCTGGAAAATGGTGCAAAT GTGGAAGTAGTTTCAACAGATGGCGCCACACCTCTCTTCAACTCTTGCAGCAGCGGGAGTGCCGCTTGTGTCAGGCTCATGTTGCAGCACGGTGCCTCTACACACACCCCCTACCATCTAGTATCACCCATACATGAGGCTGCTAAGAAAG GTCACAGAGAGTGTCTGGAGTTGCTGCTGTCGTATGGTGCTCAGATCGACATGGAGCTGCAGGTGGTGGGGACGCCGCTGTACTCTGCCTGCATGGCCCAGGCCGCAGCCTGTGTCAGGGTGCTGCTGTACTCAG GAGCAGATGTTCGAATCGGGTGTGGGCAGGACAGTCCTTTACATGCTGCAGTTCGAGGTGGAGGAGCAAATGTTGTGGATCTTATGCTGGAATTTGGGGCGAATGGGTGTTGTAGGAACGCAGAGGGAAAGACTCCTCTGGATCTGTCATTTCCAAACAGCACAGTCAGAGTCGCATTGCAGAAAAAAG GTCCCTGCTCTCTGTCGCAGCTCTGTCGCCTCGGTATTCGTCGCAGTCTGGGAAGGAGTCGTTTTCACCGAGCCTCtgccctcttcctccctcacagTATCAAGGACTTCCTCCTCTATCAATGA